The DNA region ATTTTATGCAGTTTAGTGTGCTTGGCAAGATACTAATAAGTGACATCTCTACTCGTCTATCTTTTCGTTCAACCCCATCTAGCTGTGATTTACACTTAAATGCACTGCAGTGTTTGCTGCGTTTGAAACTGATTGCAAGGCTCATCTCATAACGGGATCAACCCATTCAACGCAATGAGTCTAGAGACGATCACTCGTATCGGAACTGAACGAAGAACATTTCTTAAAACCGCAGGAGCTGCAGGACTAACTGCCGCCGGTTTCAGCAGTACTGGAAGCGCAGATCAACCCGATGACTCTTGTTTTGAGACACCCAAACAAGACGCGGATATGTACGTAACAGTTCTTGGATCCGGTGCATCGGCACTGAAGAATGGACGTTCATCGGTCGGCTATATCGTACACATTGATGGCGAGCCGAGACTATTGGTAGATGCTGGCGGTGGTACCGCATCAGCTATTAGTGAAACAAATATTGATATCACAAAATTAGACCTCACACTGTTCACACACCTTCACGTCGATCACTCAGTTGCGTTCCCTGCGATTCTCAAAGCATCCTATCAGCAAGGACGAGATAGTCGGCCATGGGAGATCTATGGCCCATCTGGTAAAGGTATCCGTCCTGGGACAAAGGAATGGATCTCCAAAATGTTTGATGGAAATGATGGTGCTTATAGCTATCTTCAGGAATTCGTGGGACAGTACCTTGGAACGGATGTACGTCTCGAGGCACACGACATCAACGCACCAACTGACAACTCTGGTAAGATTCAGAAGGTGTACTCGAAAGACGGTCTGACCGTTGATGCGGCTCCGACGAAGCATGGTGCAATGCCATCACTTGCATACCGTGTCTCATACCAGGGTACCTCGTTTACCTTCACGGGAGATTACAGTTCCAAGCTTGGAAATGTCCCGAAACTGGCGAAGGGAACTGAAGTGATGATTCAGAATCGGTTACTCAAACCTGAATCGAAAATGGATGGTAGTGAACCAAAACGCGTGCTTCACTCAACATCAAGCGAAATTGGGATGAATGCACAAAAAGCAGGGGCAGGCATACTTGTTCTCTCACATATTAGTCGGGATACAGTCACCGATCTGAGTGAAGAACTAAGCATCATCACCGACAAATATGATGGTCCAATTGCTATTGCGAACGATCTCGTCGATGTATATCCTGACGGGCGTATTCTTAAAACGAAGATGAATGATGAAAGTGGAACTTCTGGGGCTAGCGGTGATGGTCTCATGTTTATTCCACAGTAAAGCAAGTCAAGCAGGGACAACCATATAGAATGGAGAGAAAAAGCTACTCCTCATAGTCTTCACCGTATCTATTTTTTGTCAGCAATCGCTTGTTTGAGTTGATTCTCTGTATCGCCAGCATCGACAGTCGGCGCTGTTTTGCTCTTCCCAACCACAACTCTCGGAACGGCTCCGAGTTCTAGCTCATGAACTTTTTGCATCGTTGCCTTGATTTCTTGCTGGTAAGTTCGATTCTTGATATCCTGACGAATTTTGCTACTATTCGAAACACCAGCTGCTTTGGCGATTTGAATTAGCCGATCAGTTGTTGCCCATGATTCAGTTGTGCTTTGTTGGTTAGCGAACATAAGGGCGAAAAATGACCAGTATACTCCTGGTGAATGGTTCCAGACGGACAGTCCGGCATGAGCAGCAGTGAGTTCATCAGGTCCATGGAATGGTTCACCCTCATCATATGCGACTTCTCGGAAGGCAAGGCGAACATCTCCGGGACGGACGAATTTTTCAATTATCGTTTGAAGATACTCTTCTACGAATTCCTGCGTATACGGGCACTTCCAACTTCCATAAACAGTTGCTGTTACTGGTGCATCGTTTGACCCCATCTGCGCATACGTGTATTGCGCAGGTTGATTTGGAGTCGAGACTTGGTTGACAATACCAGCTGGTCTCTGAACTTCTTGTTTTTCTCTTGTTGTTGTAGTGTCTGATATCTCTAAATCGGGTGTTTGTTGTGTTTCCGTTGATTGTTCATTGGTTGTCGTGGATGTCGTAGTTGTCGTGTTACTTTGTCCGAAGAGACTTGTGCATCCACTTGATGATGCGACCGCGGTCGACCCTATTACTTGGAAGAATTTGCGCCGTGATTTGTTCATGGTTGGAATATTACTTCGACCATTTGTCGGTGTGGAATGTCCTGTATTTAACTCTTGACAGCAATCTAAATAAATCCGGATGAGTAGTTGCACAGCGAGAAATTAGTCGAGGTTTTTTAAAGAGAAAGCTGCAACTCTAACACCACTGTTTTACCATCATAGATATAGAAAGAACTTCTCTAGAACTATCTCAGCCGCCCAGTATTAATGGTGGTCGATATTATGCGTTATCGACCTTTTTAAAAGCCTTTTTAAACAATGAGTATGGCTGTGCGCCAACGAGTTTACCTGCCTTCGTTGACTTGCGATCAACGATAATGAACGCGGGCGTTCCCCGAATCCCATTGGTTTCAGATGCCTTTATATCGTCATCAATACTTGCTCGCACAGCATCTTTATTCCTTTTCATACAAGATGCAACCGCAGTAGCATCAACACCTTGAACGGTATCGGTTATCTCTAATAGGTTCGACCGCTGGGCCCACCTCGAGTTTTCTTTTCCCTGTTTATCAAACATAGTCGAATGCCATCGCTTGAATGCATCCGGATTCTCATTGCGTACTGTTCGCCACACACATTTTGCCATCTGAGCTGCTGTTTCTGATGCTTGACCTATGTAGGGTTTCTCAAGGACTACGATTCTGACGTCGCTTGACTTCACATAGTTATTAAGTATTTTATCGAAAGTGTTTTGCTCGAATTTTTGGCAAAAGGGGCACTGATAGTCACTCCAATAGTACAAATCGAGCGGTGCATCTGCTGCCCCGATAACTGGATTGCCTTGTAAATCGATACCGAATTTTGTTGTCTTCTCTGTCGCATACAGCAGGGAAGTTGAGTTACGATTTGAACTGTGGTTACTGGTGGTACCCCCAGTATCTGAATCATTGCTAGACGACGGCAGGATGCTCGTACAGCCAGCTATCGCAGATAGGGACCCAGCCACGGTTCCAAGAAATAGACGTCGGGACTTTAATCCATTGACATCACGCATTGTGATCCTTCTCTGCGCGTCCTGTTTCGCAGTGCCGTTCGCTTGTTTTCTGGATCAGACGCCAATTTCTATGAGTTCGTCTGTGTGTAGAGCAGTGCATGCTGAATTCGTTCATATATTAAGTCGGCATTCACGCGGGTCGCCTGCACGGGCAAGGAATGTTAGGAGGAGAATGATCCCACCAACCCGGAGCAAATCACCATGAAATGGCATTGCGGCCATGGCACCAGCAAATCCAAGGAATCCAAGCAATCCAGCACCGCAACTGGCGCACCCTGATGCAACGAGCCCCGGCAGTACTCCTATCAGATCAGACAGGCTGGATATACCAGTCACACTTATTTGCGCTACAACATTGACGATGGCAACACCAGTTAGCACTGCGTACGAGATAATAAGGGCGAGACCGAACCATCCATTGGTCGCCAACACGTTTTCAGTCAGTAGAATCATCGTGTCATCGAACCATTGCAGCCCTGCACCCAGCATTTGTATCGACATTTCCGGAAAGGTTGAGAGTATCAGCAATACATACGTCACAATCGCAATAAGGATGGCACTGATGACTCGCGAAATCGAGGTTATTGGGTATGCAAGTGCGCTTTGTAGATCTGCACCCCATCGGTGAACTCGGGTTTGTTCGCTCATTTCATTACCTCTTTAATTGTTGCTTCAAAACGAGGATATGGTTGTGCACCTTGAATGGACGAGGGCATCCCGTTCGACGTAGAATTGTCAAAAATAAACGTCGGAGTTACATTGACACCCTTATCCTTCCCAGCTTGTTTGTCGGC from Haladaptatus paucihalophilus DX253 includes:
- a CDS encoding MBL fold metallo-hydrolase, which gives rise to MSLETITRIGTERRTFLKTAGAAGLTAAGFSSTGSADQPDDSCFETPKQDADMYVTVLGSGASALKNGRSSVGYIVHIDGEPRLLVDAGGGTASAISETNIDITKLDLTLFTHLHVDHSVAFPAILKASYQQGRDSRPWEIYGPSGKGIRPGTKEWISKMFDGNDGAYSYLQEFVGQYLGTDVRLEAHDINAPTDNSGKIQKVYSKDGLTVDAAPTKHGAMPSLAYRVSYQGTSFTFTGDYSSKLGNVPKLAKGTEVMIQNRLLKPESKMDGSEPKRVLHSTSSEIGMNAQKAGAGILVLSHISRDTVTDLSEELSIITDKYDGPIAIANDLVDVYPDGRILKTKMNDESGTSGASGDGLMFIPQ
- a CDS encoding DsbA family protein, with the translated sequence MQLLIRIYLDCCQELNTGHSTPTNGRSNIPTMNKSRRKFFQVIGSTAVASSSGCTSLFGQSNTTTTTSTTTNEQSTETQQTPDLEISDTTTTREKQEVQRPAGIVNQVSTPNQPAQYTYAQMGSNDAPVTATVYGSWKCPYTQEFVEEYLQTIIEKFVRPGDVRLAFREVAYDEGEPFHGPDELTAAHAGLSVWNHSPGVYWSFFALMFANQQSTTESWATTDRLIQIAKAAGVSNSSKIRQDIKNRTYQQEIKATMQKVHELELGAVPRVVVGKSKTAPTVDAGDTENQLKQAIADKK
- a CDS encoding DsbA family protein, producing the protein MRDVNGLKSRRLFLGTVAGSLSAIAGCTSILPSSSNDSDTGGTTSNHSSNRNSTSLLYATEKTTKFGIDLQGNPVIGAADAPLDLYYWSDYQCPFCQKFEQNTFDKILNNYVKSSDVRIVVLEKPYIGQASETAAQMAKCVWRTVRNENPDAFKRWHSTMFDKQGKENSRWAQRSNLLEITDTVQGVDATAVASCMKRNKDAVRASIDDDIKASETNGIRGTPAFIIVDRKSTKAGKLVGAQPYSLFKKAFKKVDNA